A window of Oncorhynchus kisutch isolate 150728-3 linkage group LG10, Okis_V2, whole genome shotgun sequence contains these coding sequences:
- the LOC109897305 gene encoding hemoglobin subunit beta-like gives MVEWTDFERATIQSIFSKMNYDDVGPAALSRCLVVYPWTQRYFGNFGNLYNAAAIRGKPMVAAHGKTVLHGLDRAVKNMDDIKATYAELSVLHSEKLHVDPC, from the exons ATGGTTGAGTGGACAGACTTTGAGCGCGCCACAATCCAAAGCATCTTCTCAAAGATGAACTACGATGACGTAGGCCCCGCGGCTCTTTCCAG GTGTCTTGTCGTGTACCCCTGGACCCAGAGGTATTTTGGTAACTTCGGAAACCTGTACAACGCCGCTGCCATCCGGGGAAAGCCAATGGTCGCCGCTCACGGAAAGACCGTCCTGCACGGACTGGACCGGGCTGTCAAGAACATGGATGACATCAAGGCCACCTACGCAGAGCTGAGCGTGCTGCACTCCGAGAAACTGCACGTGGatccctgttga
- the LOC109898504 gene encoding hemoglobin subunit alpha-1-like — protein MSLTAKDKKMVKAFWAKVAGKAEDIGCDALSRMLVVYPQTKTYFSHWKDLSPGSAPVRKHGGTIMGGISLAVASIDDISAGLLSLSELHAFQLRVDPANFKILSHNILVVLAVLFPKDFNPEAHVAMDKFLAAVGRALSEKYR, from the exons ATGAGTCTCACCGCTAAGGACAAGAAAATGGTCAAGGCCTTCTGGGCCAAGGTGGCCGGCAAGGCTGAGGACATCGGCTGTGATGCTCTGTCTAG GATGCTGGTTGTGTACCCCCAGACCAAGACCTACTTCTCCCACTGGAAGGACCTGAGCCCCGGCTCTGCCCCAGTCAGGAAGCACGGTGGGACCATCATGGGAGGCATCAGTTTAGCCGTGGCCAGCATCGACGACATCAGCGCAGGTCTCCTCTCCCTCAGCGAGCTGCATGCCTTCCAGCTGCGTGTCGATCCTGCCAACTTCAAG ATCCTGTCCCACAACATATTGGTGGTGCTGGCTGTCTTGTTCCCCAAAGATTTCAACCCCGAGGCTCATGTGGCCATGGACAAGTTCCTGGCCGCGGTGGGCCGGGCTCTGTCTGAGAAGTACCGATAA
- the LOC109898501 gene encoding hemoglobin subunit beta: MVQWTDFERATIQSVFEKMDYDDVGPAALSRCLVVYPWTQRYFGNFGNLYNAAAIQGNPMVAAHGKTVLHGLDRAVKNMDDIKATYAELSVLHSEKLHVDPDNFRLLADCLTIVVAARMGAAFTADVQGAFQKFLAVVVSSLGKQYH; encoded by the exons ATGGTTCAGTGGACAGACTTTGAGCGCGCCACCATCCAGAGCGTCTTCGAGAAGATGGACTACGATGACGTAGGCCCCGCGGCTCTTTCCAG GTGTCTTGTCGTGTACCCCTGGACCCAGAGGTATTTTGGTAACTTCGGAAACCTGTACAACGCCGCTGCCATCCAGGGAAACCCAATGGTCGCCGCTCACGGAAAGACCGTCCTGCACGGACTGGACCGGGCTGTCAAGAACATGGATGACATCAAGGCCACCTACGCAGAGTTGAGCGTGCTGCACTCCGAGAAACTGCACGTGGATCCCGACAACTTCCGG CTGCTGGCTGACTGCCTTACTATTGTCGTTGCTGCGAGAATGGGTGCTGCCTTCACCGCTGACGTCCAGGGTGCTTTCCAGAAGTTCCTGGCGGTGGTGGTGAGCTCCCTGGGCAAACAGTACCACTAG
- the LOC109898506 gene encoding hemoglobin embryonic subunit alpha-like: protein MSLTAKDKAVVGAFWAKVSGKAEDVGCDALSRMLVVYPQTKTYFSHWPDLSPGSAPVRKHGKTIMGGVGEAVAKMDDLTTGLLTLSELHAFQLRIDPANFKILSHNILVVLAILFPADFTPEVHVSVDKFLAALALALAEKYR, encoded by the exons ATGAGTCTCACCGCTAAGGACAAGGCAGTGGTCGGGGCCTTCTGGGCCAAGGTGTCCGGCAAGGCTGAGGACGTCGGATGCGATGCTCTTTCTAG AATGCTGGTGGTGTACCCCCAGACCAAGACATACTTCTCCCACTGGCCGGACCTGAGCCCCGGTTCTGCCCCGGTCAGGAAGCATGGTAAGACCATCATGGGAGGCGTCGGTGAAGCCGTGGCCAAGATGGACGACCTCACCACAGGTCTCCTCACCCTCAGCGAGCTGCACGCCTTCCAGCTGCGTATAGATCCAGCCAACTTCAAG ATCCTGTCCCACAACATATTGGTGGTGTTGGCCATTTTGTTCCCCGCTGACTTCACCCCAGAGGTTCATGTGTCCGTGGACAAGTTCCTGGCCGCACTGGCCCTGGCTCTGGCCGAAAAGTACAGATAA